A window of the Halorussus pelagicus genome harbors these coding sequences:
- a CDS encoding NAD-dependent epimerase/dehydratase family protein: protein MTDSATVLVTGGTGFIGSYVAQDLVEAGHDVVAYDLSTDTRILEKLGVADDVAVERGDITDPTSVIRAVRESGATRIVHLAALLTNLARDNPRGAAEVNVMGTNNVFEAARTLDDQVERVAWASSAAVYAPPANYDDEWVDEDDLVYPDTLYGATKEYNEHQAKVYFEDHEVSHVGLRPTVAYGPYRETGGSAFLADIVEKPAVGESFAVEYGDQVIDWQYVEDIAQAFRKAAFAPEEDLRQRIYNVRGEVATIREAVETVRSIVPDADIEVSDEGELPWTQKLDMTGAQEDLGYEPEYDLETGFRKYIGALRAEEGLEPLE from the coding sequence ATGACCGACTCAGCGACCGTACTCGTCACGGGCGGCACCGGTTTCATCGGTTCCTACGTCGCACAGGACCTCGTAGAGGCGGGCCACGACGTGGTGGCCTACGACCTCTCGACCGACACCCGGATTCTGGAAAAGTTGGGCGTCGCCGACGACGTGGCGGTCGAGCGCGGCGACATTACGGACCCAACGAGCGTAATTCGGGCGGTCCGGGAGTCGGGCGCGACGCGAATCGTCCACCTCGCCGCGCTTCTGACCAACCTCGCGCGGGACAACCCTCGCGGCGCGGCCGAGGTCAACGTCATGGGCACGAACAACGTCTTCGAGGCCGCCCGGACCTTGGACGACCAAGTCGAGCGCGTGGCGTGGGCGTCCTCGGCGGCGGTGTACGCCCCGCCAGCGAACTACGACGACGAGTGGGTGGACGAAGACGATTTGGTCTACCCCGACACGCTCTACGGCGCGACCAAGGAGTACAACGAGCATCAGGCGAAGGTGTACTTCGAGGACCACGAGGTCTCGCACGTCGGCCTGCGCCCGACCGTCGCGTACGGTCCCTACCGCGAGACCGGCGGGTCGGCGTTCCTCGCGGACATCGTGGAGAAGCCAGCGGTCGGCGAGTCGTTCGCGGTGGAGTACGGCGACCAAGTCATCGACTGGCAGTACGTCGAAGACATCGCCCAAGCGTTCCGGAAGGCGGCGTTCGCGCCCGAGGAGGACCTGCGCCAGCGCATCTACAACGTCCGGGGCGAGGTCGCCACGATTCGGGAGGCCGTCGAGACCGTCCGGTCGATTGTGCCCGACGCCGACATCGAGGTCAGCGACGAGGGCGAACTCCCGTGGACCCAGAAGTTGGACATGACCGGCGCGCAGGAAGACTTGGGCTACGAACCGGAGTACGACCTCGAAACGGGCTTCCGGAAGTACATCGGCGCGCTCCGTGCTGAGGAAGGGCTAGAGCCGTTGGAGTAG
- a CDS encoding cytochrome P450, whose amino-acid sequence MSSANPQGLQAFPEELASRESWLEPFDWYREMRDENPVRYDAKRKSWDVFRYEDVKRILDDDETFSVNPRLADDFVEPDNPGEGLIFDTMLLQDPPRHDDLRSVVDDQFQPRTLREREPHFRELASDLLDDALGDGREGGDDSESGEMEIVDDLAYPFPVTVIAELLGVPAEERDRFKQWSDTLVSAASDDEGDAEYAERQQQAQMEMAQYFIEMISDRRENPRDDLLSRIATAELSDGSQLSQEEALGMCILLLVAGNITTTNLIANAVRSFADAEGNLFDRLRDDERALTSALEETLRYRSPVQAMTRIATEDVTMRGETIEEGDRIVVWLGSANRDERQFEDADEFRPDRSPNQHLGFGHGTHYCLGAPLARLEAKIALTELLERVENVKMSDADLQPTRSSFIYGVESLPIRYDERT is encoded by the coding sequence ATGAGTTCCGCCAACCCGCAAGGCCTACAGGCGTTTCCCGAGGAGTTAGCGAGCCGCGAGTCGTGGCTCGAACCGTTCGACTGGTACCGAGAGATGCGCGACGAGAATCCTGTCAGGTACGACGCCAAGCGCAAGTCGTGGGACGTATTCCGGTACGAGGACGTAAAGCGGATTCTGGACGACGACGAGACGTTCTCGGTGAACCCGCGACTCGCTGACGACTTCGTGGAACCGGACAACCCCGGCGAAGGTCTCATCTTCGACACGATGCTGCTTCAGGACCCACCGCGCCACGACGACCTCCGGAGCGTCGTGGACGACCAGTTCCAACCGCGGACGCTCCGCGAGCGCGAACCGCACTTCCGAGAGTTGGCGAGCGATCTACTGGACGACGCCCTCGGTGACGGCCGCGAGGGCGGCGACGACAGCGAAAGCGGCGAGATGGAAATCGTGGACGATCTCGCGTACCCGTTCCCGGTGACGGTCATCGCGGAACTGCTCGGCGTTCCCGCCGAGGAGCGCGACCGGTTCAAGCAGTGGTCCGACACGCTCGTCTCGGCCGCGAGCGACGACGAGGGCGACGCCGAGTACGCCGAGCGCCAACAGCAGGCCCAGATGGAGATGGCTCAGTATTTCATCGAGATGATATCGGACCGGCGAGAGAACCCCCGAGACGACCTGCTCTCCCGAATCGCCACCGCGGAACTGAGCGACGGGAGCCAGCTTTCCCAAGAGGAGGCGCTGGGCATGTGCATCCTCCTGCTCGTCGCGGGCAACATCACGACGACGAACCTGATAGCGAACGCAGTCCGGTCGTTCGCCGACGCCGAAGGCAATCTGTTCGACCGACTGCGGGACGACGAGCGCGCGCTCACGAGCGCGCTGGAAGAGACTCTTCGCTACCGGTCGCCCGTGCAGGCGATGACCCGCATCGCAACCGAGGACGTGACGATGCGCGGCGAGACCATCGAAGAGGGCGACCGAATCGTCGTTTGGCTCGGGTCGGCGAACCGCGACGAGCGGCAGTTCGAGGACGCCGACGAGTTCCGGCCCGACCGCTCGCCGAACCAGCACCTCGGGTTCGGCCACGGTACTCACTACTGTCTGGGCGCGCCGCTGGCGCGACTGGAAGCGAAAATCGCGCTCACGGAACTGCTGGAGCGCGTCGAGAACGTGAAAATGTCCGACGCCGACCTCCAACCGACGCGGAGTTCGTTCATTTACGGCGTCGAGTCACTGCCGATTCGATACGACGAACGAACGTAG
- a CDS encoding thiamine pyrophosphate-binding protein, translating to MTDTNEALVADLEALGVECVFGYPGGRVIELLDELPDADIEVVRPRDEREGSVMAEMYGRLTQNPGVLAGQGPWIGSLGTIGQMEARLSSSPMVVLTEASERGNYSTLAPYQQSRGDYGGLDLPKILDAVTKEHWFPRSPTETLRSVQLAFKHATAGRPGPTAVILDGDAITEEVPEDPIPPVWDADEQVRNWDSAPTDEDVAQAAEAFADAERPVVIAGNGIHAAHAYDELREVAETYGAVVVTSYLGKSTIPETHDLAGGVIGSFGHEGANQVVSESDALLVAGCRMNPMDTNWQAPSFIRPDEQTIVHADIDTRNAGWVYPADVGLIGDAKESLRALAEARSSASADADERAGDDWASERAESARESFRVPECEDDGAPIKPQRAVKEIETVVDEETIVTADSGNNRFWLLNYLQTPGIRTYFGSGGVGGMGWATPAAVSAAITTDKDVIGVAGDGGFTMTMTSVEIAVEQGVAPTFVVLNDTSLGMVRQMQDAEGDIAGVEFHDTDFVKVAEGFGAEGIRATTPDELAEALAKGKDADVPTVIDARIDREEDMAEQLQSSFYAEVGGLHE from the coding sequence ATGACCGACACCAACGAGGCGCTCGTCGCCGACCTCGAAGCCCTCGGCGTCGAGTGCGTCTTCGGCTACCCCGGCGGTCGGGTTATCGAACTGCTGGACGAACTCCCCGACGCCGACATCGAGGTCGTCCGGCCGCGCGACGAGCGGGAGGGGAGCGTCATGGCCGAGATGTATGGCCGCCTGACCCAGAATCCGGGCGTCCTCGCCGGGCAGGGACCGTGGATAGGTAGTCTGGGCACTATCGGTCAGATGGAGGCCCGCCTCTCGTCGTCGCCGATGGTCGTCCTCACGGAGGCCAGCGAGCGCGGTAACTACTCGACGCTCGCGCCCTACCAGCAGTCCCGCGGAGACTACGGCGGTCTCGACCTCCCCAAAATCTTGGACGCTGTGACGAAAGAACACTGGTTCCCGCGCTCGCCGACCGAGACCCTGCGGAGCGTCCAGTTGGCGTTCAAACACGCCACTGCGGGCCGACCCGGCCCGACGGCGGTCATCCTCGACGGCGACGCCATCACCGAGGAAGTTCCCGAGGACCCGATTCCGCCGGTCTGGGACGCCGACGAGCAGGTCCGCAACTGGGACAGCGCGCCGACCGACGAGGACGTAGCGCAAGCGGCCGAGGCCTTCGCCGACGCCGAGCGCCCGGTCGTCATCGCCGGAAACGGGATTCACGCCGCCCACGCCTACGACGAGTTGCGGGAGGTCGCCGAGACCTACGGCGCGGTGGTCGTGACTTCCTACCTCGGGAAATCGACGATTCCGGAGACCCACGACCTCGCGGGCGGCGTCATCGGCTCGTTCGGCCACGAGGGCGCGAATCAGGTCGTCAGCGAGTCCGACGCCCTGCTCGTCGCTGGCTGTCGGATGAATCCGATGGACACGAACTGGCAGGCTCCGAGTTTCATCAGGCCCGACGAGCAGACCATCGTTCACGCCGACATCGACACCCGGAACGCCGGGTGGGTGTACCCCGCGGACGTGGGACTCATCGGCGACGCGAAAGAGAGCCTGCGGGCACTCGCGGAAGCGCGCTCGTCGGCGTCTGCGGACGCCGACGAGCGCGCGGGAGACGACTGGGCCAGCGAGCGCGCCGAGTCGGCCCGCGAGTCGTTCCGCGTGCCGGAGTGTGAGGACGACGGCGCGCCCATCAAACCCCAGCGCGCGGTGAAGGAAATCGAGACCGTCGTGGACGAGGAGACCATCGTCACGGCCGACTCGGGCAACAACCGCTTCTGGCTCCTGAACTACCTCCAGACGCCGGGCATCCGGACCTACTTCGGCTCCGGCGGCGTCGGCGGGATGGGGTGGGCGACCCCGGCCGCGGTCTCGGCCGCCATCACGACCGACAAGGACGTTATCGGCGTCGCAGGCGACGGCGGATTCACGATGACGATGACCAGCGTGGAAATCGCTGTCGAGCAGGGGGTCGCGCCGACGTTCGTCGTGCTAAACGACACTAGCCTCGGAATGGTGCGCCAGATGCAGGACGCCGAGGGCGACATCGCTGGCGTCGAGTTCCACGACACCGACTTCGTGAAAGTCGCGGAGGGCTTCGGTGCGGAGGGGATTCGGGCGACGACGCCGGACGAGTTGGCCGAGGCGCTTGCCAAGGGGAAGGACGCCGACGTGCCGACGGTTATCGACGCGCGAATCGACCGCGAGGAGGACATGGCCGAGCAGTTGCAGTCGTCGTTCTACGCGGAAGTCGGCGGGCTTCACGAGTAG
- a CDS encoding NAD-dependent epimerase/dehydratase family protein, with translation MELSGKSVLVTGGAGLIGTHLTESLAADNDVLVADNCSKGNREWVPESAAFAECDLTDPDDVAEVVTGDLDVIFHLGALSDVNRGDHRRVFEHNNAMLYNILERMDEVGLSKIAFASSSAVYGEAPRPTPEDFAPLEPVSTYGASKLAGEGLLSTYAHSHDFTTWLFRFSNVVGPHQRNNVISDFIEKLLDDPHSLEILGDGRQEKSYLHVEDCVAGMEHVVENTDDPTNIYNLGTRTTISVTRIAELVSDVVGCDPEYEYTGGDRGWTGDVPKMRLSIEKASAIGWSPERESAQAVRTAAEQLYDELA, from the coding sequence ATGGAGTTATCAGGGAAGTCGGTCCTCGTCACCGGCGGTGCCGGACTCATCGGCACCCACCTCACCGAGTCGCTCGCCGCGGACAACGACGTACTCGTCGCCGACAACTGTTCGAAGGGCAACCGCGAGTGGGTGCCCGAGTCGGCGGCATTCGCCGAGTGCGACCTCACCGACCCCGACGACGTGGCCGAGGTCGTCACCGGAGATCTCGACGTTATCTTCCACCTCGGGGCGCTCTCGGACGTGAACCGGGGTGACCACCGGCGGGTCTTCGAGCACAACAACGCGATGCTCTACAACATTCTCGAACGCATGGACGAGGTCGGTCTCTCGAAAATCGCGTTCGCCTCCTCGTCGGCGGTGTACGGCGAAGCGCCCCGCCCGACGCCAGAGGACTTCGCGCCGCTCGAACCCGTCAGCACCTACGGCGCGAGTAAACTGGCTGGCGAGGGCCTGCTCTCGACGTACGCCCATTCGCACGACTTCACGACGTGGCTGTTCCGGTTCTCGAACGTCGTCGGACCCCACCAGCGCAACAACGTCATCTCGGACTTCATCGAGAAGTTGCTCGACGACCCCCACTCCCTCGAAATTCTGGGCGACGGTCGCCAAGAGAAGTCCTACCTCCACGTCGAGGACTGCGTGGCCGGGATGGAACACGTCGTGGAGAACACCGACGACCCGACGAACATCTACAACCTCGGCACGCGGACGACCATCTCGGTGACGCGCATCGCCGAACTGGTCAGCGACGTGGTCGGCTGTGACCCCGAGTACGAGTACACCGGCGGCGACCGGGGCTGGACCGGCGACGTGCCGAAGATGCGCCTCTCCATCGAGAAGGCCAGCGCAATCGGCTGGTCGCCCGAGCGCGAGAGCGCACAAGCGGTCCGGACCGCGGCCGAGCAGTTGTACGACGAGTTGGCCTGA
- a CDS encoding HD domain-containing protein, whose product MTNAPDYKAQVRDAFPEIADIEDEALREQVVEAWTLGLERGGWRDVSNTPYAWNIHEVTNVEHVRGVTRIAVKSAEEQRDFHGADPDLDVIRAACLLHDVGKCYEYVEYVDDEQLLDPDPRYASDEIPHSLSGYALAHEVGCPLAVQRAIPHFLGEVPKRTLEAELVKSANSASSNAITQSAMGITLQEWVDKYSQTSD is encoded by the coding sequence ATGACGAACGCCCCGGACTACAAGGCGCAGGTTCGAGACGCCTTCCCCGAAATCGCCGACATCGAGGACGAGGCGTTGCGCGAGCAGGTGGTCGAAGCGTGGACGCTCGGTCTCGAACGCGGCGGGTGGCGGGACGTGTCGAACACCCCCTACGCGTGGAACATCCACGAGGTCACGAACGTCGAACACGTCCGCGGGGTCACGCGCATTGCGGTCAAATCCGCCGAGGAGCAACGCGACTTTCACGGCGCGGACCCCGACCTCGACGTGATTCGGGCCGCCTGCCTCCTCCACGACGTGGGCAAGTGCTACGAGTACGTCGAGTACGTAGACGACGAGCAACTGCTGGACCCCGACCCGCGGTACGCCAGCGACGAGATTCCCCACTCGTTGTCGGGGTACGCGCTGGCCCACGAGGTCGGGTGTCCGCTGGCGGTCCAGCGCGCGATTCCCCACTTCCTCGGCGAAGTCCCGAAGCGCACCCTCGAAGCCGAGTTAGTGAAGAGCGCCAACTCCGCGAGTTCGAACGCCATCACCCAGTCCGCGATGGGTATCACGTTGCAGGAGTGGGTCGATAAATACTCGCAGACGAGCGACTGA
- a CDS encoding class I SAM-dependent methyltransferase produces MNENLYAEYPETYDALYAWKDYDAEVEFVLDRFAERDTDDAERSELESGRKRALVVGCGTGEHSKRLSAEGFEVVGVDKYPAMVKRARTKSDAEFRVGELPDLPVEGSFDLVWFPFTVVQHLDADAVAESLRAAADYLVDGGLLVFDQFATGQEGTAPRLVTYDADDGTYARLTDVHETGDSTFRWDSLVFTPDGEFFADTHRLYDHDESYLDGVCAVLGLSVERHGWYDEAAEPDEDGRTVFVAQ; encoded by the coding sequence ATGAACGAGAATCTCTACGCCGAGTATCCTGAGACTTACGACGCACTCTACGCGTGGAAGGACTACGACGCCGAGGTCGAGTTCGTTCTCGACAGATTCGCGGAGCGTGACACCGACGACGCCGAGAGGTCCGAATTGGAATCCGGCCGAAAGCGCGCGCTCGTCGTCGGATGCGGTACCGGCGAACACAGCAAGCGACTCAGCGCCGAGGGCTTCGAAGTCGTCGGCGTGGACAAGTACCCCGCGATGGTCAAGCGCGCCCGCACAAAGTCTGACGCCGAGTTCCGCGTGGGCGAACTCCCGGACCTGCCCGTCGAGGGGTCGTTCGACCTCGTTTGGTTCCCCTTCACTGTCGTCCAGCATCTTGACGCCGACGCCGTCGCCGAAAGTCTGCGTGCGGCGGCCGATTATCTCGTTGACGGCGGCCTGCTCGTCTTCGACCAGTTCGCCACCGGCCAAGAGGGCACCGCTCCGCGACTCGTGACCTACGACGCCGACGATGGGACCTACGCCAGACTTACCGACGTTCACGAGACTGGCGACTCGACCTTCCGGTGGGACTCGCTGGTCTTCACGCCTGACGGCGAGTTCTTCGCGGACACCCACCGCCTCTACGACCACGACGAGTCGTACCTCGACGGCGTCTGTGCCGTGCTGGGCCTGTCAGTCGAACGCCACGGCTGGTACGACGAGGCGGCCGAACCGGACGAAGACGGGCGCACGGTCTTCGTCGCGCAGTAG
- a CDS encoding multicopper oxidase domain-containing protein has protein sequence MTDIGAPGDGPSRRDFLKATGAGGVAATAGCTAPSSQDPKTTQQQAMNSQNSLPTTSPPEVVNVDEQGGKVTLKSAPARHEVHPLDTMGGPVQLPRVWAFQADDRAPSVPGPILRTTEGEDMEVTLDNTDGKRPHTVHFHGVQKTWKNDGVPTTTGITVEAGEKHTYQVPANVPGTHLYHCHFQTPRHIEMGMFGILRVDPKGYEPADKEHFMTIREWDSSLSRMMAGESASYNPRKRNPDVFTINGKSAPRTLHPKDGSPIIVKQGETVRLHMVNAGYMSHPMHIHNHRFRKVEKDGGTIPEAAQHGEDVTNIAPAERHTIEFDANADPGIYLMHCHKVNHVMNGRSYPGGMLSGVVYEEAMDTDIFKQLMEYAGYEG, from the coding sequence ATGACCGACATCGGCGCACCCGGCGACGGCCCGTCTCGACGCGACTTTCTGAAAGCGACCGGTGCTGGCGGCGTGGCCGCCACTGCCGGTTGTACCGCACCGAGCAGTCAGGACCCCAAGACGACCCAACAGCAGGCCATGAACTCTCAGAACTCTCTGCCTACCACGAGTCCCCCCGAAGTAGTGAACGTTGACGAACAAGGCGGTAAAGTCACGCTCAAGTCCGCGCCCGCCAGACACGAGGTCCACCCCCTCGACACGATGGGCGGTCCCGTCCAACTCCCGCGGGTCTGGGCGTTCCAGGCCGACGACCGCGCCCCGAGCGTCCCCGGACCCATCCTCCGGACGACCGAGGGCGAGGATATGGAGGTCACGCTCGACAACACCGACGGCAAGCGGCCCCACACCGTCCACTTCCACGGCGTCCAGAAGACGTGGAAAAACGACGGCGTGCCCACGACGACCGGCATCACGGTCGAGGCTGGGGAGAAACACACGTATCAGGTACCTGCGAACGTCCCCGGCACCCACCTCTATCACTGTCACTTCCAGACGCCCCGCCACATCGAGATGGGCATGTTCGGCATCCTGCGCGTGGACCCGAAGGGGTACGAACCCGCCGACAAGGAACACTTCATGACCATCCGGGAATGGGATTCGTCGCTCTCCCGGATGATGGCTGGCGAGAGCGCGAGCTACAATCCCCGCAAGCGCAACCCCGACGTGTTCACCATCAACGGGAAGTCCGCGCCCCGGACGCTCCACCCCAAGGACGGGTCGCCGATTATCGTCAAGCAGGGCGAGACGGTCCGACTCCACATGGTCAACGCGGGCTACATGTCCCACCCGATGCACATCCACAACCACCGCTTCCGGAAGGTCGAGAAGGACGGCGGCACGATTCCGGAGGCCGCACAGCACGGCGAGGACGTGACCAACATCGCGCCCGCCGAGCGCCACACCATCGAGTTCGATGCCAACGCCGACCCCGGCATCTACCTGATGCACTGCCACAAGGTCAACCACGTCATGAACGGCCGGAGCTACCCCGGCGGGATGCTCAGCGGCGTCGTCTACGAGGAGGCGATGGACACCGACATCTTCAAGCAACTGATGGAATACGCCGGATACGAGGGATAA
- a CDS encoding cupin domain-containing protein encodes MEKVAIDAVDNERNPMKVHSVRKPVSRVLGTEHFAMNYFELEAGESFSGGLHRHNDQEEVFYVESGTATFEVGLDREEVVVEAGELIRFPPGEFQKGYNDGEATVEGWALGAPGAMHDWDELQSRAYCPECEDEKTHDMAFVEESFELTCTECGTTQG; translated from the coding sequence ATGGAGAAAGTCGCCATCGACGCCGTGGACAACGAGCGAAACCCGATGAAGGTCCACAGCGTTCGCAAGCCGGTCTCGCGCGTCCTCGGCACCGAACACTTTGCCATGAACTATTTCGAGTTGGAAGCCGGGGAGTCGTTCTCGGGCGGCCTTCACAGGCACAACGACCAAGAGGAAGTGTTCTACGTCGAGTCCGGAACCGCGACGTTCGAGGTCGGACTGGACCGCGAGGAGGTCGTCGTGGAAGCGGGCGAGTTGATTCGGTTCCCGCCCGGCGAGTTCCAGAAGGGGTACAACGACGGCGAGGCGACCGTCGAAGGATGGGCGCTCGGCGCGCCCGGCGCGATGCACGACTGGGACGAACTCCAGTCGCGGGCCTACTGCCCGGAGTGCGAGGACGAGAAGACCCACGACATGGCGTTCGTGGAGGAGTCCTTCGAGTTGACCTGCACGGAGTGCGGGACGACGCAGGGGTAG
- a CDS encoding dCTP deaminase/dUTPase family protein, translating to MRPSELTTLVSGLLHEETQITDRGLDLTVNEVLRVETPGRVDFGGDELDGANCSVHEKVWRDEDDEYQWWHLKGGQYLVEYNETFSTDRALRVQTRDAVRERGAFHPTLELTELGRVPFAVAPGGLRLKENARISTVLPPEAESE from the coding sequence ATGCGACCCAGCGAACTCACCACCCTCGTCTCCGGCCTGCTCCACGAGGAGACCCAGATTACCGACCGCGGTCTCGACCTGACCGTCAACGAGGTGCTTCGAGTCGAGACGCCCGGCAGGGTGGATTTCGGCGGCGACGAACTCGACGGCGCGAACTGCTCGGTCCACGAGAAAGTGTGGCGCGACGAGGACGACGAGTACCAGTGGTGGCACTTGAAGGGCGGCCAGTACCTCGTGGAGTACAACGAGACGTTCTCGACCGACCGCGCGCTGCGGGTCCAGACCCGCGACGCGGTGCGCGAGCGCGGCGCGTTTCACCCGACGCTGGAACTGACGGAACTCGGCCGAGTCCCCTTCGCGGTGGCTCCCGGCGGACTCCGACTGAAAGAGAACGCCCGGATTTCGACCGTACTGCCGCCCGAAGCGGAGTCGGAGTAA
- a CDS encoding gamma-glutamyltransferase family protein → MTDPDPDRFASRRSTVYAPNGVVATSQPLAAEAGVELLREGGNAFDAAVATAAALNVVEPTSTGLGGDVFALYRTADGEVGGMRSCGGAPAEATIENVRAALEDDPDSADYYPESRGYATDADEDAGMPFLGPHAVTVPGTARGWEATVEELGNRSLADALGPAIEYATEGYPVSEIIASHWTGAEELFTDDHAREAFLKQGRAPEVGERMTLARLGESMRKIAQQGADVVYEGDIAEEIASEVQAKGGFMTVEDLADFEPEFVEPVSTTYNGAEIYELPPNNQGLIALEALNIAEEIGAGDYPIDSPERVHYFAEATKRAFHDGHRYITDPEYEEIPPLASESWAESRAEGIGETADHEVTFGVPDSHAEDADTVLLTVADDEGNVVSFINSRFAGFGSGLVAGDTGIALQNRGASFSLDPDHPNSLEPGKRPFHTLIPGLAKFGADDWAAFGVMGGYMQPQGHVQVISNIVDYDMPLQAALDHPRWRYRESGELAVEGRLDGATQSKLARKGHDVRVLPPVMFGGAQLTRVQGLDAGDPVISGATEPRKDGNATGY, encoded by the coding sequence ATGACCGACCCGGACCCCGACCGCTTCGCGTCCAGACGCTCGACAGTGTACGCGCCCAACGGCGTCGTCGCCACCAGCCAACCGCTCGCGGCCGAAGCGGGCGTCGAACTGCTCCGCGAGGGCGGCAACGCCTTCGACGCCGCGGTGGCTACCGCCGCCGCGCTTAACGTCGTGGAACCGACGAGTACCGGTCTCGGCGGCGACGTGTTCGCGCTTTACCGGACCGCCGACGGCGAGGTCGGCGGGATGCGCTCCTGCGGGGGCGCGCCCGCCGAGGCGACCATCGAGAACGTCCGCGCGGCGCTGGAAGACGACCCCGACTCCGCGGACTACTACCCCGAGTCGCGGGGCTACGCGACCGACGCCGACGAGGACGCCGGAATGCCCTTCCTCGGTCCCCACGCGGTCACGGTGCCCGGCACGGCTCGCGGGTGGGAAGCCACGGTCGAGGAACTGGGGAACCGCTCGCTCGCGGACGCGCTCGGTCCGGCCATCGAGTACGCGACCGAGGGGTATCCCGTGTCGGAGATTATCGCCTCCCACTGGACCGGCGCGGAGGAGTTGTTCACCGACGACCACGCCCGCGAGGCCTTCCTGAAGCAGGGCCGCGCGCCGGAGGTCGGCGAGCGCATGACTCTGGCGCGACTCGGCGAATCGATGCGAAAGATAGCCCAGCAGGGCGCGGACGTGGTGTACGAGGGCGACATCGCGGAGGAAATCGCCAGCGAAGTGCAGGCGAAGGGCGGGTTTATGACCGTCGAGGACCTCGCGGACTTCGAACCGGAGTTCGTCGAACCGGTCTCGACGACCTACAACGGCGCGGAAATCTACGAACTCCCGCCGAACAATCAGGGTCTCATCGCGCTCGAAGCCCTGAACATCGCCGAGGAAATCGGCGCGGGCGACTACCCCATCGACTCGCCCGAGCGCGTCCACTACTTCGCGGAGGCGACCAAGCGCGCGTTCCACGACGGCCACCGCTACATCACCGACCCCGAGTACGAGGAAATTCCGCCGCTGGCGTCCGAGTCGTGGGCCGAATCTCGCGCGGAGGGAATCGGCGAGACGGCCGACCACGAGGTGACCTTCGGCGTTCCGGATTCGCACGCCGAGGACGCCGACACGGTCTTGCTCACCGTCGCCGACGACGAGGGGAACGTCGTCTCGTTCATCAACTCCCGATTCGCCGGGTTCGGGTCGGGACTCGTCGCTGGCGACACCGGAATCGCGCTCCAGAACCGCGGGGCCTCCTTCTCGCTGGACCCCGACCACCCCAACAGCCTCGAACCGGGCAAGCGACCGTTCCACACCCTGATTCCGGGTCTCGCCAAGTTCGGGGCGGACGACTGGGCCGCCTTCGGCGTGATGGGCGGGTACATGCAACCGCAGGGTCACGTCCAAGTGATATCGAATATTGTGGATTACGACATGCCCCTGCAGGCCGCGCTGGACCACCCGCGCTGGCGCTACCGCGAGTCCGGCGAGTTGGCCGTCGAGGGACGACTGGACGGCGCTACCCAGTCGAAACTCGCCCGGAAGGGCCACGACGTGCGCGTCCTCCCGCCAGTGATGTTCGGCGGTGCCCAACTCACCCGAGTGCAGGGTCTCGACGCCGGAGACCCCGTTATCTCGGGGGCGACCGAACCTCGGAAGGACGGGAACGCGACGGGCTACTGA
- a CDS encoding winged helix-turn-helix domain-containing protein produces the protein MVRDPAGIEDAPDLQTLLDALDDPDCRAIVKRIDEPMTASEISDATDIPLSTVYRKLEMLTEASLLSELTEVRSDGHHTTRYDLDFEDVNLSLTEDDEFDVTVTRPSRSAEERLADMWSEVRKET, from the coding sequence ATGGTTCGAGACCCGGCGGGTATCGAGGACGCCCCCGATCTCCAAACGCTCCTCGACGCGCTCGACGACCCGGACTGCCGGGCCATCGTCAAACGAATCGACGAACCGATGACCGCGAGCGAAATCTCGGACGCGACCGACATCCCGCTCTCGACGGTGTACCGGAAACTCGAGATGCTGACCGAGGCGTCGCTGCTCTCGGAACTCACCGAGGTCCGGAGCGACGGCCACCACACGACGCGCTACGACCTCGATTTCGAGGACGTGAACCTCTCGCTCACCGAGGACGACGAGTTCGACGTGACCGTCACCCGGCCGTCGCGGAGCGCCGAGGAACGCCTCGCGGACATGTGGTCGGAGGTACGAAAAGAAACATGA